The Loxodonta africana isolate mLoxAfr1 chromosome 18, mLoxAfr1.hap2, whole genome shotgun sequence genome includes the window CAAGTCTCCATTCCATACCTGATCAGCCCTTGGGCAAAGCATTCCCCCTCTGAGCACCCTCAGTTTTACCTTCTGTGAAAAGGGGTGATAATTAAGGCCCTGcttacctcacagggctgttagGCTGGTGGGTATGAACATGCTTTGTAGCCTGAGAAACCTGTGAAATGTAATGGTTATAGCTGCTGTTTCATGAGTATCTACCATGGGCCAGGCACTTAACATACTCATAACATGCCCATGAGATAAGTACCTTTTTGTCCACAGATGAGGAGAATGGGGCTCAGAGAGCTTAGgtaacttttccaaggtcacacagctgggaagcTGAAGACTGGACTCAGGAATTGTTGCCAAATTCTAAGTTCTTTGAACTCTGCCTCACTCCTCTCATAAGGGAAGGATAATAATGATTACTATAACTGCTATAGTTATCACAGCCTGCATCCCTGAACTCTGCCCTCACACCACCAGCATTGCCCAGGACTCAGAACGCTCTGCACTTCTTAGTCCCAAACCCTTGCTTGGCATCTGATCCCAATAGGTCCCTCTTTTCCAGGCTTTCCCTGGGATCAGTGATAGGGCTCAAGACCTCCAAAGAGGAGGTCTTGAGCCCTCAGCATAGCCCCCATCCATGTGTGttttctccctcttctctccctcctcatGAAGGGAAGCCCCTGGGGGGCTCAGTGGCTGTCCAGCTCCCAGGAAAGCTGTTCACTGACTTTGAGGCCTGGGACCTTCACAGTCCCGGGGGCAGACGCCCTGAAACCCGGGGTCCTAAATACTGCCACTCTTCCTTCGATGCCATCACTGTAGGTAAGATGACCCCACCCAGTGCCATGCCtcacttctttcttccttgcACCTTCTCATCTCCAAGGGTCTCCAGAGCGGGAGgacaacgtgtgtgtgtgtgtgtgtgtgtggggcgaCATTGTAAAATCCAGAAATCCCAGGCCAGAAGCATTCCACTGGCAGCAAGCCCACACCAGATACTGCTTCCTCCTGCCCACTTTCTCCTCAGCTCCAACTGTCACGCTCCCTCCTCTGCTGATCAGTTTGGGAAGCTGAGTTCTAGGAAAGTGCCTTCCCTGGAAAGAAGACAGGAGAGTGATGgtcctctctcttctttcatgTCTCTGGGAAGACGGGCAGCAGCGAGTGTACATTTTTAAAGGGAGCCACTTCTGGGAGGTGGCAGCTGATGGCAACGTCTCAGAGCCCCGCCCACTGCAGGAAAGGTGGGCGGGGCTGCCCCCCTACATTGAGGCTGCTGCAGTGTCTTTGGAGGACGGAGACTTCTACTTCTTCAAAGGTACCAGCCCTGGGCCAGATCAGAAAATTGAGGCCTGGAGCGAGGCGTCTTACCCAACCAAGGTCAAGAGGGGAAGAGTATCACACAGGGAGCCCATGGTGGAGTCTCTATTCCCATTTGAACCTGTAATCCCAGGGAAGACCCCACCAGGGGATTCCTCTCTGTGATGGAATGGGGGCTGGGCAGGTGTCTAGGTTGCAGCAGAGAGACCCACCCAGAACCCGAGACAGGGAAGGAAGATTTCAGAGAAGAGCCTAGGCGGATGTAGAGGACCCCTCCTGAACTCTGCAATTCAGCAGAAAGGGTTGGACCTGCCGTGGAGTCCTGGCTGTGTGGGGTTGGGCATGTCACTCGAAGTTCTGAGCTTGAATTTCTTGAATGGGGAAAATAATACCTCAGGTTTGTGGGAAGGATTAGAGCATAACATCTGCAGAGTGTGCAGTATGTTACTAGATGCATGGTGATGCTTCAGTAAacagtattcattcattcaaagatTGAGTGCCTTCTCGGCACTAGACACTGTTGGAgacagcagtgaacaaagcaaAAATCCCTGTCCTCATGGAACTACCAGTTACCACAGTACCTGGTAGTGAAGAAAGCTCCTGGTCTTGCCTATTTTCCATTTCTTACCAGTGGGGGGCGCCTTGCCTCCTGTGTGTGGTAAACAGGTTCAGGCGGTACTATCTGCCCTTTGTTGACACCGCCTAAAAGTCTGGACCACAACGGTCGTCCTACCTCCCCTACTGTTCATAAGTGAAGATTAGCATAATCCATTTTGACTGTTAAGAATGCTAACAACTCTGGGCTCCAacgtgggggaggggaagggaagcggATAGGAGACGGGTGGGGTGGAGGAATAAAAGCCGACAGCCGCCAACTCACCTTGCCCCTCCCCCATGCCCCACAGGGAGTCGATGCTGGAGGTTCCGGGGCTCCAAGCCAGTGTGGGGCTCCCCGCAGCTGTGCCGGGCAGGGGGCCTACCCCGCCACCCCGACGCCGCCCTTTTCTTCCCTCCCCTGCACCGCCTCGTCCTCTTTAAGGGGGCTCGCTACTACGTGTTGGCCCGAGGGGGCCTGCAGGTGGAACCCTACTATCCCCGTGACCTGCAGGACTGGGGCGGTGTCCCTGAGGAGGTCAGCGGTGCCCTGCCGCAGCCGGACGGCTCGGTCATCTTCTTCCGAGATGACCGATACTGGCGCCTCGACCACGCCAAACTGCGGGCGACCGCCTCGGGCCGCTGGGTCGCAGAACTGCCCTGGATGGGATGCTGGCACGCCAACTCCGGGGGCGCCCTGTTCTGAAGGCCCCACCACTTACACAACCGTTGGCACCCTAATGGCCAACTCGATTCCTCTACCCCAGAGGCGGAACCTGTCTGGGAAGCCTCTGAACCTCCTGTAGAAGACGGGGCAGGAAAACTCCACCAGGAAGTTTGTTGGCTTTTGTCCCCTGGAGAATATGGCGTTTTCTGTGTGCCCTTCCCGCTAcatggaggtgggggtgggatcAATCCAAGAGTCCCTGATCTCACGGCCTTTTCTCCAAGGACCTTTTTtctcccaaaccaaaaacccactgccgtcgagtcgattccaagcgTTGGAGATTTTGCTTCTTCTGATAAAGGGGCAGCTCCTGCCCACAAGGGGGCAGCACTGGGATCCAACGAGAAAGGATGCAAGACTCTAAGCAGAGGTTGGGGACCCTTCTGCAAAACTGTGCCCTGATTCTCAGGGCTTCCTGTCTGAGTTTTGGAGAATTGTGTCTTATTTAAAGCAGAAACTCCGCCCTAAGGAAGCTTGGATGGGGCGGGAGTATGGGGTCTCCAACGTCAGAGGCCCTGAAGGGATCAGGACACTCAGCAGAAGGAGACTGATGCAGGCCTGCTAGGCCTCAGCTTTTTGTGAAGGTCTGGAATAAAGTGGAACCCCCAGATGGGGAGCTGGAAGCAGAACCAGCCTTCCCTGGAGCCGTTCTTCCATCCTTTCCAGTGAGTAGGTGGGTGTGGATGCGGAAAGGCTGGGACTGTGTGCATGGACAGTGCTCCACTGAAGCCAGGGctggccgtgtgtgtgtgtgtgtgtgtggttatgATGGGTAGAAGGGGGCTTTTCTTGCTTCAAAAAGCAAAACATCCTGCCCCCTTCCCAGGCCAGACAGAACCATATGTATGCAGTAGGGTGTGCAGGCCCTGGGGATGCAGCCCTTACTACAGCTCAAGGAACAAGGAGGCTCTGCTGGCCCTGCTGGTTGGAGGGAGGCCTTGTCCTCACAATGGCCCCATTCTCCAGGCCACACAAGCAGCATTCCAGAAGCTCCTACCAGATGGCCAAGAATAGTTggaattcctggagaaggaaccagctccccagccccccacccccccccccaccccttagCCAGTCTGATTTTAGCATCTGGTTCTGTAGTCCTCTCCCTcaaccccacccccccccacacacctgCCGGCACCTCACTATACACTCATTAGCTTCAGCAAGACCAGCTTTCCAGGGGGAGAGGAGAATGGTCTGGCCAAGAGTTCAGCCCCCAACTCCCAACGGGTGTTCCTGGCTCTGGGCCTTCATTTTCTTCTCTGCAAAGTGGGCAGAATGGCCTTTGTCTGCCTTTGGATGCAGGCCCTGTCCTgggagaggcagagggaggaggctcTTTGCCAGCTCTTTTCCCTCTGACCTGAAACCCAGGGGAAGGTGAAGAGGGTTAATCTTCATCACCCCCTCCCCCAGTCACCTCATCCTCACCTCAAGGCACGGACACTTTGATCAGAAGCTTTACTGAAGGGTTTGAGGTCAAGGGGCAAGTTTCTCAAAGGGGTGAGGGAACCAGGAGGTTATTTTCTCTAGGCGATTTCTCTGCCTGGGGGGCCCAGAAGGACCTGAAATACCCAAGAGATGAATGTGTCCGGGACCGAGTCAAGTGGGTGGTAGGCACTGGGTGCTGCCTGGGACGGGTAGCCCTCAGGAGGCGCTATTAGAGGAATGGAACTCCAGGCCTGTTGGGCTCCTCATTGGGTGGGAATGCCACGTCAACAATGGGCCTTCTTGACTGAGGAATGGCGGCTCTGAGAAGGGGCAGTCCTGTGGAATGTGCTGGAGAGGGCTCCGAATCAGGGGTGAAAAGATTGCGGGGTGTCTGGGTTCAGGCAAGGACGGAGGACACAAAGGCTTGGGGGGGCAGGCGCTCAGGAGCCCCCGGGCGCCCCCATCCTTCCTGAAACCCTCGCCTCACCCAGGTCCGGGTGTTCCAGAATGCAGTGAGCCACGTAGGCAGGGTGGCTGTGCAGGCTTCTGCATTTCTTGCAGAAAAGGATCTCGCAGCGAGCACAGCCCCCGCCGCGCGGCCGCTGCCGCCGCTTCTCCAATACGCAGGGCTCCTCCGGGAGGCTTCGCTTTCTGCGGGCGGGGACCCGGGTGCTCAGTGCAAAGTCCCGACCCGTTcatcctggagccctggcagcctcCATCCTACCCGGCCCCTAGTCCTCTGGCGGGACAGGGCGCCCTGGGGGCTGAGCGGCCAGGGGCGCGCCCTCACCTGTCGGCGGGAGCCCCCAAACCGCCGAGCAGCGCGAACGGGCTGAACCAGGCCCAGAAGCTGCTGTCTGAGCGCCGCAGCAGCGCCACCTGTTGGGTGCTGGACTCCTGGCGCAGCGGGCAGTAGGACACTGAGCCCCGGTCGCGGCCCTCGTCCTCCACCGCCACCGGGCACTCCTCCTCGCCCTCGGCCGCGCTCTCGGCCGGCTGCCTCTCCTCGTCTTCCTCCTCCGacccctcctcctcttctttctcctccacCTCCCTGTCCTGGGGCTCCTCCAGTTCCTTCTTCCACAAGGGGGTCTTCACGCCTGCGGGTGGAGAGGAGGTCAATGCAGTCCCCCGCCCCTAGTGAAGGGTCCGGGTACCCTGGTGTTGCCTACAACCGGCTCCTCCAAAAAGGCAGGTGCATGAAGGACCATGACTATGAGATGCACCAGGTCAGCAGGACTCCGGGAAAGGGGGTTACAGAGTGCAGGGATTTCCGGTCGAGGGGAGGGCCTGCCTGCCTGCTCCCATTTCCAGGCTCCTACATTTCCTACCTAAGGATTCCAGACTAGTCGCTTCTGTCaagctgtttcctcatctgtaaaatagagaaaaGTGGTGCCAATCTCAAGGGCTGTTGTGAGGCTGAAGGAGATGTCCTGTCTGTGTAAAGCAGGGCTTTGGAAAAGAATCACCTgggtatcttgttaaaatgtagattctgattcagtacattcggtgtggaaatgcaaattcttagcagtgGGTCAAACCGGAATGGACCGGTTGGAAGCCCTAGTGTAAAGCACCCAGGCCAGGGCCTGGTGCACAAGAAGCAATCAACAAAAGATAGCAAATGTGAGGCTGAAGACCGCAAATGGAGAGGAAACCGACGGGTCATCACCAAATTTCTTCTGATTGATTTTAGGGTTGGCATCTTATATCCTATAGGCTGTCAACAAACATTAGTTGCACTAATTGTAATTTTAATAGGTGAttgtttatatattgttttatgaccggAATTTCCTTCCTCAAAGTGGACCTTGCGTTAAGGAAAACTGAAGGTGAGTGGGTAGGCTGCTGAGATCCAGCACCTCTGTATAATTAGAAAAAGGCGCCCCCTAGCGGTAGGCCAATTGGGAAAAGTGCCCCTTATGCGCAGACCAATTAGGAAACGGCTTGGGGAGAGGGGAGCCGCGAACCAATCAGAAAAATCTGCCTCTTCCTCAGTTCAGACTTGACCAACCTGGATAGCAAGCTGGATTTCGGTACCACCgttagggagccctagtggcgcagtggttaagagccatggctgcaaactgaaaggttggcagtttgagtccatcagctgctctttggaaatcctatggggcagtgctactctatcctaaagggtcgctgtgagttggaattgactcgatggcactgggtttggtttttttggttttggttcctcATGGGGTTCCCTTGTGACGCAGTGATtaagcaatcggctgctaactgaagcgtcggtggtttgaacccatcagccgctcagtggcagaaggatgtggcagtctacttccataaaaattatagctttagcaaccctaagggacagttctactctgtcctatagggtctctctgagtccgAATCATCTCGAtggcttggttttggttcccCCTTACTCGGTGCCTTTGTTTATGGCACAGACACCACAGCCTGGGCAGGCAGGAAGTTCATGTCTGACATGGGAAGCAACCTGGCATCTGTCTCAAGGCATTTACTcagtcattcagcaaacatttacccAATAACACCACATGCTCTGCTGTTCCCTGaactgggggaaaaaagagggtggggagggcaggGAAAACACAACTTCTGGGCTTTGCCTTGGAAAGGTCTAGAAAATTTTCTATTGATCTCTGGTCCTCCTGCTTACGGGGGTGGGGACaaaggagggaataaaaaaattagtGTCCTAACTCATATGTATCAAACACCAACTGCATACAGTCACTGTGCTAAGCTCCTCTCATACACCGTGCCCCTTAATCTTCACAACCTTCTGAGGTAAGTAAGGAAGAAGGTAACAGAGGGCCCATGAATTTGTCCCAAGAGTTTGAAACATATAAAGTTGTTTCAAAGATTCTGCCAGTTCTTGGTGTTGCTAAAAGTGGAGAAACAGGTCCCATTTAACTTTCATTTGGGAAAACACATTAAGGAGACTTCTGGTTGTGAAATGCTAGGCCTGGTGCACAGCATGAAAAAGGAGCTGGGAACATTTTGGGGAGGAGTGGGAAATGTGTAGACAGTAAGGTTGGGACCTCACTGTAAAGGACTTAGGGAGCTGGACTGTGGAGTCTGGACTTTGTCCCTCAGCAGTGAGAAGCCACTTAACATTCTAATGGAGGGACATACTCTGAGGTGTATTTTAGGATGTTTTCTCTGACACTGCAGAGGGAGACTCGTTTAGGAGTCATTACAATGGTCCAGTCTAGAGAAGTCTAAGGTCTGAACAGGAGCAGGTGGAGATGAGGGAGCAGGTGTTAAGAATATTCAGGGAAAGGGCTTATAGCTACATGGATGGGTAACTGAGAAAAGGCTGGACTGCTACTCTAAGGTTGCCATGGTGATGGGCTGCTTAGCCCAAGCTGGAGTCAAGAGGCCCTGTCCTTGGACCCTCCCTGCCTCCAGCCCCACTCACTGTACTtatccattcttcacaaagttttGCTGCCTTCATCCCCTGATCAGGAACTGGGATGTGAGGGGGTCCCTAGGACCCAAAGAACTTTGTCTGGTCTCTAGGACCTCTGTTGGATCACAAGGGGCGGGGCCAGAACCTCACCTGCCATAGGGCTCCGTTCAAGAATAGCTGTCTTTTCCAGAAGCACTCAAAACCTAGTTGTCTTTGGGTCCCCTACCTTCCCTCTTGGAAAGGCACTAAAGGCAAGTAGAGGGTGGCTTTGGACTCAGATATACTGGGTTCAAATTCTAGGTCTCCCACTTTACTAGCTACCTGACCATCACATTATCTCTCTGACCTTCAGTCTTTTCATCTGTAAGTCAGAGATAGTATTATAGTACTGGACCTTAGCTGGCACACAGAAAGCACTCAAAACATTGTGTTTATTTgtatcattttctctcttccctttccatcctATCCCTATCCACCCTCAGCCCTGCTCTACACTCCTCCTACTTTCAGCTCATTGCCTTATCgccaaggaatagaagggaattgGGACCAAGTCAAGTAAAAAGCGGGGCTTGGACAAAAACCAGGTGCAGCTCCTAGAtgttgcatatgtgtgtgtgtgtgcagggtgTGGGGAAAAGAATAAAATCATGATGCCTTAGGAAAATCCTTTCCTTTCCTGCTCTTAGAGTGGAGTATGTTGGCAGGGTATGCAGAGGGGCAGAGGACTGAGGTCCAGCTACGGAGCGTCCTCGGTCTGGTGGCTAATTATAGGTAAacaccttcacagcaacatctagactggtgtttgaccaaacaaATTGGcactatagcctagccaagttgacacaaaattaaccatcacactctgCTCCTTGTCAACTTTGCTCTCACATACACCTCATTAAATCATACGGAATCTCCAAATAAAGACAATAACAAAGTCATACTtctgcctaacatgatacaactgtCCTGTGCACAACTGAAAGGAGGAAGATACAAAATCCTTGGTTAATGTCCATTCTTCTTGATATCCTGTAACTTAAATACACTGATGTAAAGTTAATACATCTTAATGATAATTGAGgataagagaagaaaacaaagatatttgagatatatgaaatatctgagacacacacactcacaaacacataacaaaataaggaagaaatactcataacaattatagtcctcatttctgcagctGATTACATGGTCATAAAAAAATAGGGGGTATTTATAACTACCTCTTCCCCTACCAATTGCTCATTCCCTTTGtcttcagcaagcacctcagttggtcatggttctttgcctagtGGGGTGATCCAAACCTTCACTCCTGTAGGGTCTGGGCCTTTAGTCATCCTGCCTGAACTGGGTTGTAGTTTCCATTGACTTTCATCACAggcagtactaagagatgccctaaaggATCTCCAGTAGTCTAAACGTACTCTTCATTGTGTCAATTtctccttggtaatcaggatcaatcactcCAATCCGTACAGTAACTCTGTTCTTTGCCTGCTGATTCAAAGGCATGAAAAGCccaaaggagcctggtggcagtcttaacttccagttcaacaAAATCATTGTTCTATCTCCTGGTGGAAGCGTTCCTTCCTTTAGAACCAAGACCTCTAGACGAGCATAGCATACAGTTGCAGGGACAGGAGGCAAAAATTTTACTAATGGATCGCTAGAGGAAATAGTGAGTGGTGACacccccatttccacccctttgATTCCTAGACCCGTGAATCCtgactatgggagaaacagcacagtttcaggctgggttctctagcggAGTAAAACCATTGATGCACATGTATAGAGAGAgacttatctcaaggaaatggctcatgcagttgcgGAAGCTGGCAAGGCCCAAACCCTTGGGTCAGGCATCAGCCTGgatgcttctcctgactcacatggttgcagggactgatgaacccaaaatcagcaggtcaggtggaaggctgctggctcacatcccaagaaccagaggtaagAGGACgacaagtcagatgcaggatccagagcaaaagccagcaagctttgctagaacatccatatatactggatgcagaccacacgcctaaggaaactccccttacaactgaatGGCTAAccgcatcagatcacatcatggaagtgattacgtTTTGCTACTTATGGAAGAGCAACCAGTCCAATGTTTGCCAAACCAGTGAGAGTCATAgtctaatcaagttgacacataacattaactatcacaaCTACCATACATTGGAtgctgatttagagcatatacagcctcctggagaaagCTTCCCCCACCCtgtaaggtattgccacctagctgatgCCATAATGGAGTCTTCAAAAGGTCAATCCcctgttctatcaagccagctgcttcaggatgatagggaacatggtaagaccagtgaattacaTGAGCATGGCCCAATGCCGCACTTCATTTGCTGCAAAGAGAGTTCCTTTGTCAGAAGCAATGCTGTGTGGATACGATGATggtagataaggcattctgtatgTTCACAGGTGGTAAGTTCAAAGATAAGACGTGCTGTCAGTTCACTTTTGGTAGAAGCATTACAAGCAGGGAAGACAAGCCCATATTTAGAGTAAGTATCTATTCCGgtaagaacaaaatactgcccgttTGACCATGTAAGTGGTCGAATATAATAAACCTGTCACCAGGATGCTGGCTGATAACCCTGGGGAATGGaaccatattggggactcagtgttggtacCAGAttaggcactcagcagtggctgtagccaggctagtcttggtgagtggaagtctatGTTGATAAACCCATGTATAACCTTCATTCCTGCCACGGTGGCCACTTTGTCCATGAGCCCACTGGGCAAGGACAGGAGTGGCTAGAGAAAGGCTGACTAGTATCCACAGAATGGATCATCTTAtccacttgatttttaaaatcctcctctgttgaggtcaccctttggtaagcattcacatgGGACACACATATCTCACTTTTTtgtccattcagagaggtctgaccacatacctcttccccatacctccttgtcaccaattttccagttatgttccttccaagtccctgaccatccagtcaaaccactggccacagcccatgaaatGGTATACaactgcacatctggccatttctgcttccaagcaaaatgaataaccaggtgcactgctcgaagttctgctcACTGGGATGATTTCTCTTCACTGCTGTCCTTCAGGGATGTCCCAGAAAGAGGCTGTATTGCTGCAGCTGTCCACTTTtgggtggtgcctgcatattgcacagaaccatcttAAACCAGGcccaagttttctcttccttagtcCAGTGATTGTagggaactccccatgaggccataggtgcaggctGGAAGGAGGTAATGTAGGAAGAGTGGTGGCCATAGCACTTGTACCTTCAGTACCTGCTCAAGCCACATCTTGTATATACCACCGTTTCCATTTGATGATAGTGCGCCTTTGCATGCCCAACTTTACGGCTTTGTGGGTCAGACGACACCCAGTTCATGAGGGCCAGCCCACATTGTATGGTAACTTGATGGcctgtggttaagtgttcaacctCTACTAAGGCCTAACTAGCAAAGCAGTTTGCAGGTCAGCATGGACCTGTTGCAGGCTTCTCCTTTTCTGGGCCCCATTGAAAGCTAGCAGCTTGTTGGGTCAGTTGGTAAATGGGCACACCCAAATGAAGactatgttgcctccaaaacccaaaaaatTTTATCCATTTTTATCCATTGTCAACTTGTTCCATAAGAATGAGAAAGAATTGTCTTGGGTAACATACTGAAATCAACCCAAAAGTGAACAAACCTCACGGGAAGGCacaaattaagaataaaaaataaaaacaaaacatataccaacaGAATGGATGTTtcccagaaaataaaaaatgatggcTATTTATGGAATTATTAAATGGATCCTTGTTACAGAAAATTAACTTCACCATGAAAAGCAGGTTTACAAAATTTAaagacattattttttattgtaaaaatatactaaaaaaaaaaacccaatatgTTCTCTCTAAAAAAGTACAAATAGAACAATACAGACAGTGAAAATCCTCTGTAATCCTACAACTCTTATTTAACTATTAGTatactagggaaaccctggtggcgtagtggttaagagctcagctgccaaccaaaaggtcggcagttggtatccaccaggtgctccttcgaactgtatggggcagttctactccatcctacagggtcgctgtgagtcagaatcgacttgataacaatgggtttgtttgtttgtttggttgttttttggtaGTATACTAGAGTAAATCCTGCCACATATTTTACCCACATATACATCATTTTATTAACAAATAATGAGTTCAACCTCTTATTACAACAATTATGTTTTAACCACATTTTCAATTTTTAGACAGGAATAATGGAGTTCCTGCCTTGGACTGTGCTTGCACCAACTCCCTGATTTGTTAGTTTTATCACGGTTTTACTTTGTCAAAAAGCATAAAAGGTACATTCCGTCCTGTAGATAATTCTTCCTTAACTCACTATTTCAATGGATTCCATGCTTACCAGCAGCGCTTTCGTCACGGCTTTTCCCACTCTTGATTTCGCTATTTTGATTCATCTATTTGTTGGCTGGATTTCACTGTAAAGTAGTTTTTCAAGGAGGTATTAGAGAACTATGTTCCTTAAGCTCTTTAATTTTAGAATGTCTGCCTGTTGCCTTTATATTCAAAAGACATCTTAGCGTGGTAAAATATCTCTGGGTAAAACTTAATTTTCCTTAGAATTCTGTATGCATTGCTCCACTGTCCTCTGCTATTGAACACAGTAGTGGAGAAGGCTGAGGCTTTGCCAGGGAAGCTGAGTTCTAGTTTCTGTTCCGATGCCCCACTGAATGTACCAGACACAGACTTGGAACACCCAGCCAAGGGTGT containing:
- the C18H17orf50 gene encoding uncharacterized protein C17orf50 homolog, whose product is MDKYSVKTPLWKKELEEPQDREVEEKEEEEGSEEEDEERQPAESAAEGEEECPVAVEDEGRDRGSVSYCPLRQESSTQQVALLRRSDSSFWAWFSPFALLGGLGAPADRKRSLPEEPCVLEKRRQRPRGGGCARCEILFCKKCRSLHSHPAYVAHCILEHPDLGKAGSASSSPSGGSTLFQTFTKS
- the MMP28 gene encoding matrix metalloproteinase-28 isoform X2, encoding MSTRVGLLLRVLQLLLWGGLEVEPVEPGGEELLREAEAFLEKYGYLSEQVPRAPTQLSNAIREFQWVSQLPVSGVLDRATLQQMTRPRCGVTDAESHAAWAERVSALFAGRRAKMRRKRFAKQGGALAHAFLPRRGEAHFDLDERWSLSSRRGRNLFVVVAHEIGHTLGLPHSPAPRALMAPYYKRLGRDALLSWDDVLAVQSLYGKPLGGSVAVQLPGKLFTDFEAWDLHSPGGRRPETRGPKYCHSSFDAITVDGQQRVYIFKGSHFWEVAADGNVSEPRPLQERWAGLPPYIEAAAVSLEDGDFYFFKGSRCWRFRGSKPVWGSPQLCRAGGLPRHPDAALFFPPLHRLVLFKGARYYVLARGGLQVEPYYPRDLQDWGGVPEEVSGALPQPDGSVIFFRDDRYWRLDHAKLRATASGRWVAELPWMGCWHANSGGALF